TTATTTctctttaattgttttttaactGTCTCATTGAAGGAGGGGAAGAAGAAGTCCGGTTTTTCCGTTCCCTCTTCCAATGAGACAGTGAAAAAACAATTACAGAGAAATAACCTTACAGGAAAGTTTTCGTTATTTTATacatgtttcaaaaaaaaaagttttcctTATTTTGATCATGAAGCCTCTAACCTTATAATGTTGTTTAAGAGGtcatttctttgttgttttgtttgagCAGGAAACAATTAGACAACTTCATAAGAAAGCTTGTGAGATGTTCTCTCTCATTCCAGAACTAGTAAGAGAATCTGTTTGTATACATTTTTGAGTCTTCATTGGGTTCTTGAAAGATATCAATCATTCTTCACTTCTGTAATTTCACTTCTGTAATTTGAACCCTTTCTGTTCTTTTCAGGTATGCATTTGGGATTACTTTAACCATCAAAAGCATGCTTTGATGAATGACATGGATAAGATGCTTGATGATGCGAATATACAAATGGATCAGGATGTACGTTTCTGTATGctgcaattaattattttaagactGTTACTGCCACAGACAATTTAGTTAAAGATCTAGAAATCTGGTGTAACTTCAGTGCTCTTTGGTTTTATCTACGGGTGGCAAATGAGCCATTTGGGTTTATTTTGGCTGGGTCAAGATGGGCTGAAATAATAAATGAGTCATTGCCCAACCCTGCCCAAAGTTGAGATGGACTATGAAGATTGAAGCGTTGGGTTAAGATGGGCTAAACAATGGGTCAAAGCCCAACCCGCCCAACTTGACTCaccatttatataattttttaacttacaTTTCATGATTTCATCTGATATAAAAGAAACCTATTGAATAATGAACTGGCCATTCTTATTTTATAATTCCTTGTGTAGAAATAATCGTTGTTGCTAGCAAGGTTCCAAATCTAGAAGTTAATATTCTCGCCTTTTTTATTTCCCACCTGATGTTCAGTACCTGCATGACCTTAACTTTCGAATTTGCATTTAAAACTCAATCTCCCTACCATGATGTTTTCCATCTCAGTGTTTCAAAACCAAGACCCAATCGCTTATCCTAAACTAAAAAGAACATGAAAAATACCTATTTGTAAGGAATGAGATATTGTTCAATCTTTAGAtgatttgatgtttttttttttgggtagaGTCTTAATTAGCTATTACATCAGGGGTACTAGTGTTACCAAGATTTACTAGATTTCTTCAACTTGATTTACTAGATTATTACAAGTTGAAGAGGACACTTGTTTAGTAGTAATGTATCCACACTTGTCTTCTGATAGGCTCTGTACTGCCCAAAGCGGTGGAGTCCAGAGGGTAATATTTATCCTTGCATAGTTTGCCAAAAAGTGTGCCACTTTATTGCCTTCCCAGAAGTTATGTCAGAGTCGCCAGATCCTTCAGCCAAAACCTGCAGATGAGATAGGAGTGTTGTAAATTGAGTTTGTGTTGTCTGATAAGAGTGTTATTTCCTCTGTGGAGTCCGTTTCAATTTCCAGCGGGAGTAGTTTCTGGTGGAACGCAAGTTCTGCACCCTTAAGAGACATGAGTTCCATATAAGTTGCATTGATTCCCCACTGCCTCTGATAATAGCCTATCTTGCCATTACCgggatgattttatgttttgacTTGCATCAACACAACTTTGTTCCTTACTGTTCCTTTAAATTTGTCCCCCAATTTTTTTTGCTGTATTTTTTCCTCTACAAAAAgtaagtaaaaattatatttcactaataataataattatagtaacccatatttatatgataatgaaaaaaaattaaacattttttcatATGCAAAATCTAAATCTAGAATTGAACCTTAGAAGCTAAAAGTAAGCAATTTCCATGGGTCAAGATTGGGCATCATGATAGGTCTATTTGGGctattgatttatgatgatcAACTTGGGCTATCCCAAATTAACCCATCATCAAAATCATGCCCAAACCCATTAAAACTTGGTGAGCGTGGGTTTGGGATAATTTTGCCACCCCTAGTTTTATCTATCAGTAAaactatatttaaatttatttgttcaGTTTTGCTTGAATGCCAAATATTTCTCTAGCATTTGGCTACATCTgaaaaaaagttagaaaaaacTGCTCTTTGGTATCCTTAATGTTACTTCTTGGAGATGGCATGGAGCTGTCCACAAACTTAACATATATGGATGTAGTGCTTGAATCCATGCATGGTAGTTCTATTTTGTGAttaattcaaagatatttcatGGCGGTCATAAAAGGTTCATATTTCTTGtgtttcatttcaaattaataaaagggaaaaaagaacaGAGCTAATGAATGAGTAGATGCATGTTCTCCCCATAAGACTACTTTGTGAGACAAGTTGGAAGATAGTCGAGGTTTGGTCTGCAGTTGGGTCTATTTTGAACCAGAGTTATTGTCTCACTTTCTTTTGGTTTCCTAGTTTCTGGCCTCTAAAGTAGTGGACCCTGGAATTAAGTGGGTGCAAAACTTGGACATCAAGGTTCAAATTCCAGAAGAGAAAAAATACGAGGTGATTACTTCCCATCTACCTAAGCCTTGGTGGGGAGAGTTACTCGGCACTTGTGCTGGTGGGAGGTAGATGTACACGGTGGAATGATCGAGGtttgccccccccccccccccccccNNNNNNNNNNNNNNNNNNNNNNNNNNNNNNNNNNNNNNNNNNNNNNNNNNNNNNNNNNNNNNNNNNNNNNNNNNNNNNNNNNNNNNNNNNNNNNNNNNNNNNNNNNNNNNNNNNNNNNNNNNNNNNNNNNNNNNNNNNNNNNNNNNNNNNNNNNNNNNNNNNNNNNNNNNNNNNNNNNNNNNNNNNNNNNNNNNNNNNNNNNNNNNNNNNNNNNNNNNNNNNNNNNNNNNNNNNNNNNNNNNNNNNNNNNNNNNNNNNNNNNNNNNNNNNNNNNNNNNNNNNNNNNNNNNNNNNNNNNNNNNNNNNNNNNNNNNNNNNNNNNNNNNNNNNNNNNNNNNNNNNNNNNNNNNNNNNNNNNNNNNNNNNNNNNNNNNNNNNNNNNNNNNNNNNNNNNNNNNNNNNNNNNNNNNNNNNNNNNNNNNNNNNNNNNNNNNNNNNNNNNNNNNNNNNNNNNNNNNNNNNNNNNNNNNNNNNNNNNNNNNNNNNNNNNNNNNNNNNNNNNNNNNNNNNNNNNNNNNNNNNNNNNNNNNNNNNNNNNNNNNNNNNNNNNNNNNNNNNNNNNNNNNNNNNNNNNNNNNNNNNNNNNNNNNNNNNtttccccccccccccccccgagaAAAAAGTAATGGACTCCAGAAAATATGTGCCGATTCACTACTTCATcaataaagaataagaaaatatgtGCCTATTCacagtgttatcaaaggcgaaaagcacaactctaagGTCCTTTGGGGCATTAAGCGCAAATAAAGtgtgctttaatgaaaaaaggtgcaaagggagaaaaaaatacaaatatatatgtttagtccaaaattaattacaaatatatgaccaatgaaattgaaaaaaattatgatgaagTGAATtatcaattgtttagtgtcACTTCTTCAGAAGAGTCTCATTGGCAAGGAAAGTCTGCCGTAGAACCTTGAGGATGACACTGAAGCGCACATAAAGTGAGGCGAAGCGCTCAATACGTTTTGAGCCTCACTTCAGGGCTTAAGTGTGCTCTGACTACACTGCgctattcattatttttttaaattaagttctGCCATGCATTTCCTGTATGACTGGATAAACTTTTCTGAATCTAATTGTTACAGTTCATAGCAGAAAGCCCTGAAGagtaatgattttttatttatttttttggaaaaggtGAAGGTTAAGAGTGTAATGAGTAGTTTAGTGCCATTTTTTGAACACAAAATTCTAATTacatgtattttctttttctttttcttctatgCGTTCATGCTTTCACTAAATGGGTCAGTCTTGCATAAACATGAATGATGATATTAGGGTGTCAAATGGACGGGTTGGGCTGAATTTGGACTTGTTAAAATGGTCTTAGTTAATGACCTGCCCAAAAGTTAACTTGGGGTAATGGGTTGGGCTGAAATAGGCTAAAAATCGGGTCATAACCCAACCCAATTCTTACTTTGTTTGAGTACCTAATAAAACTTTTTCCCTTATATTGTGACTATATATAACATGTCgttaaaaaatgtttattttaaatatttaaacaaagtTCCTCATGGGTCAATCTGGGTTGCATATCAGCCCAGTTTCAAACTGGGCTGAATTACGTGATGCTTTCTTCAAATAGCTGCCTATGTGATGATTGCTTCAAATAGCCGCCTACGTGATGATTGCTTCTGTTTCTTTTGAAGATGTTCTTTCACTTTACTGTTTCCAAACTTTTCCCAGCATTCTAAGACTTCTCCCCCCTGTTTTGCAATGTGATTACATTGAAGCAGATCTTGGTTGAGGTTGCTAATGATAATTCAGCTGGTGGTGTgaattcttttcatgaaaatggaACGGCAGATAATGGAACTGTGGCTCTTGTGAAACCATCTCAGCCTAACTTCTCAAATGCCGAAGGGTTGTCTCTGAGTAAAGGTTCAACTAGAAATGGCACAGCAGAGTTGTCGCAGTCACAACAACTTGCTTCTTCAGGAACAGACAAGACCTACGGGAGCAGTGGTGTTAGTACAAGGGGATCTGCTTGTGGTCTTACAGGCTTGTTGAACCTTGGGAatacttgcttcatgaatagTGCCATACAATGTCTTGTTCACACTCCAGAATTTGCTCGGTACTTTCGAGAAGATTATTATCAGGAGATAAATCGGCAGAATCCTCTGGGGATGGTTGTAAGTTTCAAGAATATCCTATTTGAAAAGTTTCTCAAATTTGATCTTGGACAGGTGAAAATTTTACTAAGAACCGTATTATTTGCTCAGTCATAAAAATTGCTATATGGTAAAATGTTTTAGCAAGTGTATACATACCTGGAGGTGGCTGGGATACTGAAAAATCTGTCAAACTAAATCTGGTGGGGACGTAGGTGGGCTGGGCACTATCTGATTAATAATTTAGTCGGAAAATTTATTGACTTTTGACTTCTAATCTAAATGTGTAGGGTGAACTGGCTTTGGCATTTGGTGATTTGCTACGAAAATTGTGGGCACCAGGGCGCACTCCAGTTGCCCCTCGTCCTTTTAAGGCAAAGCTTGCTCGCTTTGCCCCACAATTTAGTGGATACAACCAGCATGACTCTCAGGTGGAGTAAATTATCAGAAATTATCCCCACTTTAACCTTCTATGAATCGGGTTTCCTTTACACTCAATTCTTCTCTTCAGGAACTCCTTGCGTTTTTGTTGGATGGACTTCACGAAGACTTAAATCGTGTTAAACACAAGCCTTACATAAAATCAAAAGATGCAGATGGCCGACCAGATGAAGAAGTTGCTGATGAATATTGGGCAAATCACATTGCCCGAAATGATTCCATAATTGTGGATGTATGCCAAGTGAGTAACATATTGCGAGAAAATGTTAATACCTGACTAATGATGGGTGATACACTTTGCTTCTGGGTCTGCCATTTCAATTGACTAGTTGGGTGAgaaagaaattttattatttagaagATTGGTTGATCTAACTCTGAACTGCTGAGACTCTTCATTTTTGATGCCGCACCCGTATCAACACAACGTGGGTGTGGAATTCGTACATGATTTGATCAATTGATTTTGGATACTTTGACCAAAATCAAAGGAGAAATTCGATACAAATATCTGTGATTTCTGTAATCCAAACAAAAGCTTAGGGGAAATTGAAGGAAACAAAATTAGcttgtatatataaatttgcATGTCagtctttttctcttttttatctTCTAGGATTCTATGCTTGATCAATATTTTCTCCTCGGAATACCGTGTAAGTTTCTCAGATAATGTCTCACAATTTCGCCATATAACTctattttgagatatttgaaatttgaattatgtttGGCCGAATCCCCTTACCCGCATCCTTACCTGGATCCATACCCCCGAATCTTAAAACTTTTGGATCATGAAGGATCCGGCCTCTAGATCCACATCTGTATCGACACCGGCACCtaagtccgagcaacttagttGTGACCAACTAAATGAATTACTTGATCTTTGATTTGCTATATATTTCTGCTTCTGTGAAGTTCACTTTGCTTTGAAATGATAAAATGTGGACCTAAGCTTGACATTTTTCTTTACTGTACTGTACTTCTGTTATAGTCCAGGTTttctttcttcaaaaatatcaagGGCTATTTTCATTCCTCAAGCAAGCAGTTTCAATTTTGTTTAGCCCTTCAAGAGCAAAATCTAGCGCCGCCCCNNNNNNNNNNNNNNNNNNNNNNNNNNNNNNNNNNNNNNNNNNNNNNNNNNNNNNNNNNNNNNNNNNNNNNNNNNNNNNNNNNNNNNNNNNNNNNNNNNNNNNNNNNNNNNNNNNNNNNNNNNNNNNNNNNNNNNNNNNNNNNNNNNNNNNNNNNNNNNNNNNNNNNNNNNNNNNNNNNNNNNNNNNNNNNNNNNNNNNNNNNNNNNNNNNNNNNNNNNNNNNNNNNNNNNNNNNNNNNNNNNNNNNNNNNNNNNNNNNNNNNNNNNNNNNNNNNNNNNNNNNNNNNNNNNNNNNNNNNNNNNNNNNNCCCCCAAACCCCCCTCCTTCCTCCCTCCTAGTCTCTCTACTGACATGTGAAAACTGTTAATAGCTTCAGTAGTACTAGTATTTACTTATGTAAAGTAGAAAgggaagaaagaaaataaacaaaactaATAAGAATGTTATTTTCCTTACCCTTCTATGGCTATGGAATTTACATGTCCTCTGTTTTACAGGGCCAATACAAGTCAACTCTAGTGTGTCCTGTGTGTAATAAAGTCTCAGTAACGTTTGACCCATTCATGTATCTCTCTTTGCCGCTTCAATCTGCCACATCCCGTACTATGACAGTAACAATTTTCACTTGTGACGGAAGTGCACTGCCAGCTGCCTGTACAGTTACTGTACCAAAGCAGGGACGTTGCAGGGACTTGATTCAGGCACTTGGTAATTCTTGTTCCTTGAAGCAAAATGAGAAACTTATGCTTGCTGAGGTTAGTCCTCTGATCACTCAAGTTAGCATTTAAGCGTGATATACTTGATTTCTAATTTGGATTCACTTGTTTCTTGTGCTGCTTGTAGATACGTGGTCATTTGATTCATCGTTTTCTGGAAGATTCTCTAATATCTCTGTCTTCTATAAAAGATGATGATCATCTTGCTGCCTACAAGATGCCAAAATCAATAAAGAACTCAAAGTTTCTTCAACTAATCCACCGCCGGGAAGAACGGTATGCATAGTTTGTAACTTGTTTGCACCACTATGCACTTCCTATTTTCTTCAGTCTCTTTCCGATTCTCCAAGGCGTTGATGTTTGGTATTTAAAATGCTTTTTAGTAAGAACATATATGCAATCTTCTCTCTTCTAATTAATGCTGCCTCTTTTCTTTGTAGTGAAATTGGTATCTCTCAAAGTAATGTTGGGTGGAAGCCTTATGGAACACCTCTTGTTTCACCAATCTGTTGTGATGATGTCACCACAAGGGGCGATATACAGTTGATAGTTCACAGAATGCTCTCGCCTATGCTAAGAACAGAAAATCCAGGATTTAATTGTGTTTCTCGCTCTAAgacagcagcagcagcagcagccaACGCATCCCGTCTTGCCGCTTCTAGTGAAGCCTGTGTAGACTCTAGTCTAGCAAATGATGATCCAAGACAGAAGGATGTGCCTAGCTCAAAATTGGAGAACTTGGAGAAACTACCTCTGCAATTGGTTGATGAGAATAATGCATGCATTGACCTAACTGTAGGGGAAGATAAATCTGTCAAATTGTCTTCATCGTCAGTTTCAATACTTGTATTTGCTGATTGGTCTCAGAAGCTTTTGGAAAATTATGATACTCGTTACATAGAGAATTTGCCGGAAGTTACAAAGTATGGACCAGCTACAAAAAAAGCTCGAACTGAACCTCTTTCACTGTACAGTTGCTTGGAAGCTTTCTTACGTGAAGAGCCATTGGTTCCTGAAGATATGTGGTTAGTTTCTTCCTGTTCTCATTGCTCATGTTGCCAGAATGTTCCCAAAAAGGAGACATCTATTTGCTCATTATATGCCTGATGTTTTTTCATAcaatgtttttccttttcaagtggttgattatatcaattttttttgcttaaatGTTATAGGTATTGTCCTACATGCAAAGAGCGAAGACAAGCAAGTAAGAAGTTAGATCTTTGGAGGCTTCCTGAAGTGCTTGTTATCCACCTGAAGAGGTTTTCATACAGCCGGTCCATGAAGCATAAGCTGGAAACTTTTGTAAATTTTCCTATTCATGATTTTGACTTGACAAAATATGTGGCCAACAAGAACAACTCTCGACGTCAGCTCTATGAACTGTACGCACTAACAAATCACTATGGTGGGATGGGAAGTGGGCACTACACCGCACATATCAAGGTGCGTAATTTTGTTATGCAAGTGGTTATCTCTAATCCTATCTTTAGTTCATTGAAGTCTCTGGTAGTTTTCACTTATTGCATAACATAGATGTTAGTCTAAAATTAGAATGATATGGAGCAATCAGTAATTAAATCTTGCAAGTGGTGAGGTCCTCATGATTCATGGATACAATCTCATTGAAGGTTGAAATTGGTTAAGATTTCCTTGTTGGAGGTTATCTTTCAAtttgttagaaaaaaaaacaactctTTCATTATTCTTTTGTCACAGATCCCTCCAGGTGCAGTAACAAGCCTTCTGGTACTACACCTCAATGTGATTTGTTTGTGTTACAAAATCTATTAGATCAATATTATctcttgaaaatgaaaattttgcaaATATATTGTACATTGTAATATGCTAGTCTTTCCGTCATGCAGCTTCTTGATGAAAATAGATGGTACAACTTTGATGACAGCCACATATCACCGATTAATGAAGAAGATGTGAAGTCTGCTGCTGCTTATGTGCTTTTCTATCGGAGGGTAAAAACAGATCATGACCATTCTGTAAGTAATGGAACAGTGTCTTCAGCAGGTCAACAAAGCATCTCATCGCGGAAGTAGTCTCTCGCACCATGTAATCAGCTCTCTTGTACAAATCAATGTATTAATTTAGTGAAAAATACTTACTAGGAAGGAATGAAGTTTAGGGTGTCAGCCGTTTTGCAAAGTAAAATATGTGTGCGGGTGATGATCAGCCAAGAGTACCAATCCTAAGAGGGAAGGAGGAAGAAACATTAAGTAACAAAGTAGGGCAAAAAAATGAGGGAAAGCTGAAACCAGTTGTaaaaattgttcttttatttcCCTTTTGTTTAGTTGTGGGTTATTCTTAACTTTTATTCCATCAAAACAATTAATCGAGTACTCAACTTTGACTAAACATTATAAGAACAAATGAGTTGTTTTCAATGATATATAGGCAAAATTCATTTGTCACATGAAGTAGTTCAGTAGTTTCATGATAAGTTGGACGAGCTTTTCTTTACACAGAAATTATTTTTGATCCTGGTGTAATAAGTTAAAATGTGAGTGAAATTATCCTTTTAATTGATATGGctgaaattgttttttttttcctttttgactaTCATATTATAAGTTTACTTGGACGTGATTTTATTCAATCTTTTATCATTGTTTTTATTCACATGAAGTTGTTTATATTGAGTTTAAATTTCACAACTTCTCTAATTCCTTCAGAGGATTTTGGAAGGGTGGTGTTACTTTACCTTGTAAAGATAGTAAAATTATACTTTTctccgtttcacaaagaatgatttAGTTTGACTTGGTACggagttaaagaaaataaagaaaattttttatcatgtgattttaaattaaagttatgttaaatgtatgaaattgtcctttaatcttgtgatgTTAAACATGTCAAAAAGAAATAGGTCATTCTTTACGGAGGGAGTATTTAATTAGACCTTGGTTCAAAGTTAAACATATCAAAAGCAatatggaaaagaaaagaaatactcCTCCTCCATAATTACTAGtacattttgacaaatcaagatgtgataaattttcttttactaattatattctcaattaattactttgaaaaaggttaaattttaaaaattttaagttttttgatTCATctactttataattaattagagtaaaatgataaattcattatattaataattattttttcaatacaTGTGTTAATTTAAAGTTAACAAATAATTAGGAATGGAGGGAATATTGTTATTGGTAGGGCAACGCAATAATGCAGAATCTCATGTCAATAATAATAACGAAGTATTCATTACTATTGGTGCTAGCATAGGGATAATTGCACGTTTGGTCCCTGGACTTTGCAAGTTTGATCCTTGTAACCTCCGAATCTTTCTTTCCCTACAAAGTGGTAAGCCATGTTAGTTTTGGATAtagataaataataaagttGGTAGCCAACTGTTAGCAGAATATTTATAGTGGAAGGTCAACTAGTATGATATGATAAATTTGGATTCTCATCATTATTAGTAAAGCAAAGAGAGATGAAGCTTTTtgtgttgttgtggttgttgttgttgttgttgttggaaGTTAATAGTGAAGATTCATGTACTTCAAATCTTAACCTAAAAAACAAACCTCTGTTTGATActtcttcatttcattgtgtTTCAGTATGGGATGAACAAGGTTATATCCTGAGAGTAAGTAGAGGTAGAGTGTTTGATACATTtactcctatatatatatactaatttcatttattttaatatgattgCAGTATTTGCAGACGGATACAAAAGTATGGAGTTTCCTCTTATCAGCTCCAAATAGCAATTCATTCATAGGGATGGGTTTTTCAAAAGATGGTAAAATGGTGGGTTCAAGTGCAATTGTTGGATGGATAAGCAACGATGGGTCTTCCACCATGAAAAGGTATTATCTAGGTGGACAATCATCGGCACAAGTTGTACCAGATGAAGGGAATCTTCAATTGGTGAATATGACATCTTCTATTATAGCTGAAAATTCAAGGATTTATATGGCTTTTCAATTGAGCACCGCAGTAACACCCACAAATCGACTTATTTACTCCCTCGGTCCTAACGGACGCCTACCATCACCCATCAATTATCAGTTGTCACAACATCGCGCACATATCTCCACCTTCTTTGATTATAAGTCAGGTATGTATGTATTTATTGTGATTGAACTCTATTTATATAATCTTGAGCcaaatccaaaaaataaaaattctgaaTGAATCAGACAGATTACCTATAATTTTAACATTCCTAATGATCAGTAGTAATATACTCCTAAATAAATTAGCATAAAAGGACGggtaaataaattcaaaaactcTTCTTTTGTTTATCTTTGATTCCATAATTCCAACTTCTTTTTAGGcattttgtaaataataatgTGGATATTTTTAGATCTAATTATTAGCagtatcaatattttaaaaattaaattattaataatagaaatttttttagaCCAAACTGTTAGACTGATTAGCATATTCATTCAATTACATATACAGGTTTATGATTAAGTTTAGTTTTGTGAAAAATACCAATTAGAGAAAACCATTAGAGTATTCAGGGCCGTAGCTATCCTATAAAGAGAGTGTCTGATTGGacacttttcattgaaaataatattatatttataaataaaataatatataaagtaattaaataataaatttagaccctcttaataaaataaaatgttgcaGTCCAGTTATTTTAAATGCCTCCCGAAATATATGTGTTCAAATATTActaataaatatcttttttttcttttttctggaATGCTCATTAAATTCTTGACTCCACGGAGAGTAATTGGTCAGTCAATGTGTTAATTCATTACATGAAATCAGTGCGGGGCCCACGGCAAGTGATGAACGCGTTTTGTGCTCTGTAATGTCATTTTCGAGAGAAAGCAGTTTAAGTAGTAGTAGTTTATCTCCACCTAACCAGCTACTTTATCAACCACTCCTACTAACTACACCTGAGatgtaaaaaataaatccaAACATTGGTAATTCATATAATCCATTCAGAATTTTAAGAGTTGgactcaaaataatttaaatttgtttcaATATCAACCCACTCAAGCTTAACTCAtttgaagaaaattttcaattgagcccaattcaatcttcaatttcaacccgtttaaaaactttttattaagatgTGTTCCTATATTGAAAGtgtgaattattatctatttaacatcttttaagatttatctatcaatttgttacttttttaacaaaaaaaatattgagcgAAAATTCagattgtgattataaaagttaaatatcaatattaaattattgagattaattagATTAAATTGGGTGGGTCAAGATCCAACCAGTTGTCCTAGCCCATTTGAGCCCAATCCATTTGAGCTCAAAGTAAACTTGCACGGGTCAAGACCCAATCCAATTTTTATTCAACCCATTATAATATTTCCAATTTTAACTCAACCTACCCATTTGATACCCTTAACTACAccctaattttgaaatatattttcattttattaatataaaaacataattatttttttacacttTATCCATAATACTAAATACtagtttttaaattatttttaaaaaattaatactaaACGCAATTAATAAGGATAATGTACTTAAAATATCTATgttaataagtattttttttaatgaatatgtccAATTAAAtcgtaaaagaaaaaatgaacagAGAAAGTAATAATACCACCAAAATATGTTGGTAAgcataatattttcattagttAATGAAGACTTGGAATGTAACTCCGAATCAGTGTGGGCTCTATCTGGGCTTCGGACAcgaggtaaatttttttttaaaaaacttcaaATCAATGTTTTTTTGTAACTCACAtataataaaacacaaaaatcatatttgtatgctataattatactttataatttgctccataacaaacataaatatgtatatttcgctatacatatacaaacaaaaaaatagatgtataatttgttatacaaatataaagaaaccagttgtataatttgttatacatatacaaaagaagatagttgtatacaaaagatcagttgtataatttgtgtatgtgtaaaacgagaaagagagagacaaaagaaaattgagcaggagaatatttgtattatataataataagtgTATAGACcgaaaatacatatatttgcacgtgtatatacaattttctctcgttttataaaaaaatgcaatttatacatttcgtttctatttgtataagcgagagaggcgagggtaGAAAACGAGGtctgggagagtggcgagcgagatattggAGAGGGAAacggatatatatatatatatatacatatatatatacatatatatatatacatatacatatatatatacatatatatatatatatacatatatatatatatatacatacatatatatatatatacatatatatatatatatatatata
The nucleotide sequence above comes from Solanum pennellii chromosome 9, SPENNV200. Encoded proteins:
- the LOC107031377 gene encoding ubiquitin carboxyl-terminal hydrolase 5 isoform X1; the protein is MTPEEEKLTIRDISIAAEAQTKQGDTFYLITQRWWQEWLEYVNQNQANTLNDGSASEHCAGGSSALKRPSSIDNSDLIYEAASGDSSAGIDLHDTLVEGTDYILLPQEVWNQLYEWYRGGPILPRKVINSGLSQTELAVEVYPLRLQLHLMPKDERSTIRISKKETIRQLHKKACEMFSLIPELVCIWDYFNHQKHALMNDMDKMLDDANIQMDQDILVEVANDNSAGGVNSFHENGTADNGTVALVKPSQPNFSNAEGLSLSKGSTRNGTAELSQSQQLASSGTDKTYGSSGVSTRGSACGLTGLLNLGNTCFMNSAIQCLVHTPEFARYFREDYYQEINRQNPLGMVGELALAFGDLLRKLWAPGRTPVAPRPFKAKLARFAPQFSGYNQHDSQELLAFLLDGLHEDLNRVKHKPYIKSKDADGRPDEEVADEYWANHIARNDSIIVDVCQGQYKSTLVCPVCNKVSVTFDPFMYLSLPLQSATSRTMTVTIFTCDGSALPAACTVTVPKQGRCRDLIQALGNSCSLKQNEKLMLAEIRGHLIHRFLEDSLISLSSIKDDDHLAAYKMPKSIKNSKFLQLIHRREEREIGISQSNVGWKPYGTPLVSPICCDDVTTRGDIQLIVHRMLSPMLRTENPGFNCVSRSKTAAAAAANASRLAASSEACVDSSLANDDPRQKDVPSSKLENLEKLPLQLVDENNACIDLTVGEDKSVKLSSSSVSILVFADWSQKLLENYDTRYIENLPEVTKYGPATKKARTEPLSLYSCLEAFLREEPLVPEDMWYCPTCKERRQASKKLDLWRLPEVLVIHLKRFSYSRSMKHKLETFVNFPIHDFDLTKYVANKNNSRRQLYELYALTNHYGGMGSGHYTAHIKLLDENRWYNFDDSHISPINEEDVKSAAAYVLFYRRVKTDHDHSVSNGTVSSAGQQSISSRK
- the LOC107029365 gene encoding cytochrome b561 and DOMON domain-containing protein At3g07570-like, which translates into the protein MKLFVLLWLLLLLLLEVNSEDSCTSNLNLKNKPLFDTSSFHCVSVWDEQGYILRYLQTDTKVWSFLLSAPNSNSFIGMGFSKDGKMVGSSAIVGWISNDGSSTMKRYYLGGQSSAQVVPDEGNLQLVNMTSSIIAENSRIYMAFQLSTAVTPTNRLIYSLGPNGRLPSPINYQLSQHRAHISTFFDYKSGESKSKIPYANLRSSHGVLNMLSWGILIPIGVMVARYFRQYDPIWFYTHTTIQSIAFLLGFSGIVCGFVLEDRLSAHVDKHKAIGIFILVLACLQVIAFLARPGKESKARKYWNWYHQILGRVLIILAAANIFYGIHLGGAGTAWNVGFAVTLVALCSISIVLEIRLWMTK
- the LOC107031377 gene encoding ubiquitin carboxyl-terminal hydrolase 5 isoform X2; this translates as MMNCVKLCRLHTSWRTRHVPADIFGTPSNIVCQQWYRGGPILPRKVINSGLSQTELAVEVYPLRLQLHLMPKDERSTIRISKKETIRQLHKKACEMFSLIPELVCIWDYFNHQKHALMNDMDKMLDDANIQMDQDILVEVANDNSAGGVNSFHENGTADNGTVALVKPSQPNFSNAEGLSLSKGSTRNGTAELSQSQQLASSGTDKTYGSSGVSTRGSACGLTGLLNLGNTCFMNSAIQCLVHTPEFARYFREDYYQEINRQNPLGMVGELALAFGDLLRKLWAPGRTPVAPRPFKAKLARFAPQFSGYNQHDSQELLAFLLDGLHEDLNRVKHKPYIKSKDADGRPDEEVADEYWANHIARNDSIIVDVCQGQYKSTLVCPVCNKVSVTFDPFMYLSLPLQSATSRTMTVTIFTCDGSALPAACTVTVPKQGRCRDLIQALGNSCSLKQNEKLMLAEIRGHLIHRFLEDSLISLSSIKDDDHLAAYKMPKSIKNSKFLQLIHRREEREIGISQSNVGWKPYGTPLVSPICCDDVTTRGDIQLIVHRMLSPMLRTENPGFNCVSRSKTAAAAAANASRLAASSEACVDSSLANDDPRQKDVPSSKLENLEKLPLQLVDENNACIDLTVGEDKSVKLSSSSVSILVFADWSQKLLENYDTRYIENLPEVTKYGPATKKARTEPLSLYSCLEAFLREEPLVPEDMWYCPTCKERRQASKKLDLWRLPEVLVIHLKRFSYSRSMKHKLETFVNFPIHDFDLTKYVANKNNSRRQLYELYALTNHYGGMGSGHYTAHIKLLDENRWYNFDDSHISPINEEDVKSAAAYVLFYRRVKTDHDHSVSNGTVSSAGQQSISSRK